In Herbinix luporum, a single window of DNA contains:
- a CDS encoding 16S rRNA (uracil(1498)-N(3))-methyltransferase, whose translation MHRFYVNEKQIHDNLITIIGSDVNHIKNVLRMRCGDELVICNGQGKDYYCIINRVSDGEIEAKIDFVKDTGSELQTKITLFQGLPKSDKMELIIQKAVELGVYEVVPVTMARCVVKNTDKKKEEKKLLRWQAIAESAAKQSHRGIIPKVRPIMSFKEAINYASKMDLSLLPYENEKGMEATREAIFKLKDCQSAGIIIGPEGGFEEAEVKLAKDHGIIPISLGRRILRTETAALATLSMMILYLED comes from the coding sequence ATGCATCGTTTTTATGTTAATGAAAAGCAAATTCATGATAATCTTATTACCATAATTGGCTCAGATGTAAATCATATAAAAAATGTACTCCGCATGAGATGTGGGGATGAATTGGTAATTTGCAATGGACAAGGAAAAGATTATTATTGTATAATTAATAGGGTATCTGATGGGGAAATAGAAGCAAAGATAGATTTTGTTAAGGATACAGGAAGTGAACTTCAAACGAAAATAACTCTCTTTCAAGGTCTTCCTAAATCCGATAAGATGGAACTGATTATACAAAAGGCTGTTGAACTGGGTGTATATGAGGTGGTACCTGTTACCATGGCCAGATGTGTTGTTAAAAACACTGATAAAAAGAAGGAAGAAAAGAAATTACTGCGCTGGCAGGCTATTGCCGAAAGTGCAGCAAAGCAGTCCCATAGAGGGATTATACCAAAAGTTAGACCTATTATGTCATTTAAGGAAGCAATAAACTATGCATCAAAGATGGATTTATCACTTCTTCCTTATGAAAATGAAAAAGGGATGGAGGCCACAAGGGAGGCTATTTTTAAGTTGAAAGACTGCCAAAGTGCAGGAATAATAATTGGCCCTGAGGGAGGTTTTGAAGAGGCTGAAGTTAAACTGGCCAAGGACCATGGTATTATTCCTATTTCTTTGGGAAGAAGAATACTTAGAACCGAAACAGCGGCTTTGGCAACTTTATCCATGATGATTTTATATTTAGAAGACTAA